A window of Acidobacteriota bacterium genomic DNA:
CTCGTCCACTGAGCCCCGGACTCCCGCCCGGGCGACAAAAGGCCCGAAGACCTGAACCTGATTTTTCCTGGTTGCAAGTGGTGGGCGGTACTGGATTTGAACCAGTGGCCCCCGGTGTGTAAGACCGTTTTTTTTCTATCTCACCAGAAACAACCATAAACCTTCATGGGCCATAAACCACACATTACCAAGCCTTAACAAGCACCATTTGTTTTCCGGTTGTTTATCCCGGTATATGGAAATATAATTTTCCTGCACTTACCGTGCACTTACGGGCCAAAACCCCGAACCGGGAGGCACCATTATGAAAGCGAGAATCACCAAGGATTTCGTGAAGCGCGTCAAGCCAAAGGCGAAAGCATTTGAGGTCCGGGATACGGAAACCCCGGGGTTCATTCTCCGGGTTCAGCCGTCCGGCGTCACGGCCTATATCGCGGAGTATGGGCGAGGGAAACGGATCACCGTGGGGCAAACCAGCGTTTTGAGGCTGGACGAAGCCCGGGAGAAGGCGCGCGAATACCTCGCAAGCGCCGTCCTGGGGGCCGATCCGATGAAGGAGCGAAGGAAGGCGAAGGCTTTCACCTACGAATCCTTTGTGAGGGATCGCTACGCTGCCTGGATCACCTCCCACCAGAAGAGCCCGGGGGAGACCCTGCGCCGGCTGGCGCTCTTTTACCCCTGCCTGGGGAGCAAGAAGCTGTCAGAGATCGACGGCTGGAGCATTGAGCGCTTCCGATCCGCGCGCCTGAAAGCGGGGGTGAAGCCGATCACCGTCAACCACGACCTGGACGTCCTGCGCGCCGCACTGACCCGGGCGATGGATTGGGGGTTAATCGACGTCCACCCCATGCGGAAGGTGAAACGCAGCAAGGTGGACAGCGAGGGGAAGGTGCGATACTTGACGCCCGAGGAATCCGGGCGGCTCCGGGAAGCGCTCGACGCCCGGGAGGACAAGCGCCGGAAGCAGCGGACGTCCTTCAATCAGTGGCGCCAGGTACGGGGGTTCCAGGTTTTCCCCGAGCATGGCACCTTCACGGATCATTTGATGCCCATGGTGCTCCTGGCGCTCAATACCGGGATGCGGCGGGGCGAACTGTTCAATTTGAGGTGGACGGACGTCAATCTCGCGGCACGGCTCCTGACTATTGCCGGGGCGACGGCCAAATCCGGCCAGAGTAGGCACCTTCCGCTGAATGATGAGGCGCTCGAAACCCTGACCCTTTGGCGCAAGCAGAACCCGGGCGGGGACCTGGTCTTCCCTGCCGATAATGGCGGGAGGATGGATAACATCAACAGCAGTTGGCGCCGGTTGATGAAGGATGCCAAGATCGAAAACTTCCGCTTCCACGACCTCCGGCACGATTTCGCGTCAAGGCTGGCAATGAAGGGGGTCGACCTAAACAGCATCCGGGAATTGCTAGGACACAGCACCATCGCGATGACGTTACGATATAGCCATCTGATGCCGGGAAAGCTGGCGGAAGTAGTGGCAAAATTGGGAGGATGAAAAATAATTTGAAAATTTTCCCCATTTTTTGGGGGTGGGCGTAAAGGGCTTTGTGATATAAAGGAACCATGCCGCTAGGTTAGCTACCGAAAAGCCCGGTCTCCCACCCGGGCCTGCGGCGATCCAAAAGTGGGAAACCTTGTGGGAGGGGTTATGGCGCGCACCGAAATACCAACGTTCTCCGATGAACAAATCCAGGCCGAGGAATATAAGCGGGTAAGGCGCCAGGTCCGTACAGCCCCACAGAACAACGAAAGCCGGACCCCGAAATACTCAGAGCTAATCCATGCGGCGGAAATCGAAAACGCAGCAAATGGCATTTTTGAATACAGCGGAGATCCCGTATTGGGGCCCCAATTCGTCGAACAGTACCAAATCCTCCGGCGGGCCGCTGGCCGTCGCGCTGACGAATATAAGCGGAAACTCGAAGATTACATTAAGCGCAAAAGCGACGATCAATATGGACCTGAGGGCGCAAGGGGCGTCCTGTTATTACTCCGCGACGCCATACAGCAATCGGCCAACTTGACGCGGCCAGAAAAAGAGGTCTGCCCCTTGTGGCAGCGGGGATTATCGCAGAGCGAAATAGCCGAGAGACTCAAAAGGACACAACCGGCGATAAGCAAGGCAATGAAATCCATGAAAATAAAACTCTATCTGGCGGAGCAGGATCTTATTGGACCCCACGACCGGGTACAACGGCAACTAACCCACTTCGCCGATACGCATGGGTTGACCGGGTGGGGCCGCGACTACATTAAGGAGCATGGGGAGAATCCGCCGTTCTGCCGGAACTGCGAGAGCTTGTATCGGCGGGAGCAAGAACTCAAAGTGCATTAGAATCTAAGGATTAGAGCAAAAAAGTTATATTTGCGATTTATTGGTCTATAAGTAGGGAGCTTTTTTCGGGTCAGCGGAAACGCTGGCCCTTTTTATTTGGAGGAACGACATGGCGGCGACTGTGGTGGTTTACGACCGAGGCGGGGAGGGGGAACTTGTCCCGATCATGACCTCCAGCAGCCCGGAGATCGTCGCGGTGATTCAGCGGCTGATCTCGCGCGAGCTGTATCGGGCTGCATATATCACGGAGCGCCCGCCAGCAAAGCGGCGCGCCTCCAGCAGCAAAAAAGGGGCAATCGACTAGGC
This region includes:
- a CDS encoding site-specific integrase; the encoded protein is MKARITKDFVKRVKPKAKAFEVRDTETPGFILRVQPSGVTAYIAEYGRGKRITVGQTSVLRLDEAREKAREYLASAVLGADPMKERRKAKAFTYESFVRDRYAAWITSHQKSPGETLRRLALFYPCLGSKKLSEIDGWSIERFRSARLKAGVKPITVNHDLDVLRAALTRAMDWGLIDVHPMRKVKRSKVDSEGKVRYLTPEESGRLREALDAREDKRRKQRTSFNQWRQVRGFQVFPEHGTFTDHLMPMVLLALNTGMRRGELFNLRWTDVNLAARLLTIAGATAKSGQSRHLPLNDEALETLTLWRKQNPGGDLVFPADNGGRMDNINSSWRRLMKDAKIENFRFHDLRHDFASRLAMKGVDLNSIRELLGHSTIAMTLRYSHLMPGKLAEVVAKLGG